In a genomic window of Trachemys scripta elegans isolate TJP31775 chromosome 12, CAS_Tse_1.0, whole genome shotgun sequence:
- the TOMM34 gene encoding mitochondrial import receptor subunit TOM34, giving the protein MAPAAARVFELRRAGNEQFRSGQYCQAAALYSQALGLLEAAGERNAEEASVLYSNRAACYLKDGNCSLCVKDCSVALDLVPFGIKPLLRRAAAYEALERYQLAYVDYKTVLQIDCTVQAAHDGVNRMTKALLEKDGLEWRQKLPPIPSVPVSAQRRWDFPPAGSQAAAPRLKATETASLEKQVPTAAMIERAKTLKQEGNELVKKGNHKKAIEKYSESLKLSNQECATYTNRALCYLSLKQYKEAIQDCTEALKLDAKNIKAFYRRAQAFKELKDYKSSMTDINSLLKIEPKNIAAQKLLQELNKNLK; this is encoded by the exons ATGGCCCCCGCGGCGGCCCGGGTCTTCGAGCTGCGCCGCGCCGGGAACGAGCAGTTCCGCAGCGGCCAGTACTGTCAGGCGGCCGCGCTCTACAGCCAGGCGCTGGGGCTGCTGGAGGCGGCAG GGGAGAGGAATGCTGAGGAAGCGAGTGTCCTCTATTCAAATCGAGCTGCCTGCTACTTGAAGGATGGGAATTGTAGCCTCTGTGTTAAGGACTGTTCAGT TGCACTGGACCTGGTCCCTTTTGGAATCAAACCCCTACTGAGGCGGGCAGCAGCCTATGAAGCTCTGGAGAGATACCAGTTGGCCTACGTGGACTACAAGACTGTATTACAGATTGATTGCACTGTACAGGCTGCACATGATGGTGTCAACAG AATGACAAAAGCCCTGTTGGAGAAGGATGGCCTCGAGTGGCGCCAGAAGCTCCCACCAATCCCTTCAGTTCCTGTTTCTGCTCAGCGAAGATGGGACTTTCCTCCTGCAGGAAGCCAGGCGGCTGCCCCAAGACTCAAAGCAACTGAAACTGCATCTCTAGAAAAACAAG TGCCTACTGCTGCTATGATTGAAAGAGCAAAAACTTTGAAGCAAGAAGGAAATGAACTTGTGAAGAAAGGGAACCATAAAAAAGCTATTGAAAAGTACAGTGAGAGTCTAAAACTCAGTAACCAGGAATGTGCAACTTACACCAATAG AGCTCTTTGTTACCTGTCTCTGAAGCAGTACAAGGAAGCAATACAAGACTGCACAGAAGCTCTGAAGCTAGATGCTAAAAATATTAAGGCGTTTTACAGACGTGCTCAAGCATTTAAAGAACTAAAG GATTACAAATCAAGCATGACTGACATTAACAGCCTTCTGAAAATTGAACCAAAGAACATAGCTGCACAGAAGCTACTGCAAGAATTGAACAAgaacttaaaataa